A window of Gossypium raimondii isolate GPD5lz chromosome 7, ASM2569854v1, whole genome shotgun sequence genomic DNA:
TAACGACAGCTTCTCTATTTCATCAGACGTGCTTGCCCGCAAAGCAACCATGTCGTAGTGAAGCATACCCACGAGTCTATCCAGAGCTTCCTTTGGAGAAACGAGCCAAGGGTGAGTGAGACACGCCGGAGTCGTCAGCGTGTACGAGAAAGGATGATCGATGCTAAAAAGTTGGACGAGGTTTCGCAAAAGTTCAGAGAGGTTGCACGGTGGGTATTTCCAGGTAAGGATATAAGGTGGGGAAGTGGCACCGGTGGTGTTATCCACAAAAGGATGATGGCGATGAACTGGGGTCATGGGGTGGAGTGAAACAAAGACCAAAGGTGCCTTTTGAGGGTAGTTTTCATGGAGCCAAATGACGAGAGGAATGGTGGGTGTTGTACTATTGGCGACATGGACGCAGCCGGTAGCTCGTAGAAGGTTAACTTCGGTGCCATCGTTATGCATGAATCTACCAGTTGAGGGCTTGAAACCAGGGAATTCTTGAAGCAACGAAAGGAGGTGTCTTAATATAACCCATTTCTGTTTAGAGTCTGTGTAGGATAAAGCATAAGGGGTGGTGGCGGCAACAAGAGCTGCTTCTATGAATTCCTTTGGGGATGGTGGTGCCATTAAAGGAGCTTGAATTGAAGGGCTTATTGCcgtcttaaatatatatattatatataaaacctATGACATAATCACGTTTTTAGCcctctaaattttcaaaaaaacttattttaacatttcatttaatttttcgtcatttttagtccttaaatttgctttttaattaattttttaaaaataaagttattaaaaacatgtttttataaattttaaaataattttaatgattcttaatttttaaaaatagctcttatatattttttaatttttaaattttacagaattaattaaatattgatatatCATCCACATGACAGTCCATGTATATATCACgccaacaaagttaacaaaacGTTAACTTCTCCATTCAATTTGggtaatttgacaaaaaacataagtttaaaaattaaaagaggcaaaaaaaattaaatagaggattaaaataatattttttataaaattgaaggatcAAATTAGTAATTATGCTAAAACAAATCAACCTAATAAAGAAGACCTGAAATATTGATAGTcaatctagaaaataatttgGCAACTACCATGGAATTGGTTGGAAGTTTTCTTATGACCTTTAGCAGGTTTTCCTATGGCATTTTCCACTAGAAATTATTGGTCAACTATGAACCATtgaacacttttttttttgggtttaattttgtttcaagtctatatttttagacattttgaaatttagccCTTTTACTTGTTCGATGTGAAAATTAAAGtccaaatgataaaaattttaataattttttgttaaattaaacatgttcaaAGGtctgatttataaatttaaatgaaattaattaaatagaagtcagataacattattattaaataagtaGAGGGATTAAATTCCTATAATTAAGAGTagtagaaggattaaatttcaaaagtataAGGAGTAGAAGAAGATTGGAGGCATAATTAGTtgctatgaaattttgaaatatatatagatgtatAAAAACTCACTTAGGGTGAGTTTAACTGCGGTTTGTGTTAAAACAGTAGTGGCGTTGAGATTAAATACTATAGCGTGAGATAAAAAACTTAGGGTGAGTTTAACTGCGGTTTATGTAAAAATAGTGGTGGCGTTGATATTAGATAttatagcgtgagacaaaaagtaagctaaacacaccccaccgcccatccaaacccatcCTTAATAACCATGTAACTAAAAGGACAACATtgtaatgaacctaaatttagcaaaatgaatttaacaacattaacagctgaacttgaaatttaaaatctaaaaataaaaatatagggactaaacttcaaatttacaaaactacaaatatatatatatatatatatatatatatatatatatatttttaatccgTTGAGAAGATAATTTGCGTGGTTTAGTCATCAATCTCTATGGAAATTGTATCTAGTTGACTAAATTGCTAAGGAcatgaaaacaaattatataaataatagtaaaaaaaaagaggggtAATCAACACTTTATCACAAAGGAAGTTTCCTTATGTTTTCCTTGGGAGTATGTGtttatcttaaataatatttgagtTGGTTTCAACATTATATGTCAATACAAATACTCCAACACTCCACATTTGTCATATATTCCATACATCACATTAGATAGATATTATACTCATGAAATACGATTCACTTTCAAGATGTCTTGGTGGTGAAATGATAGACATGAGAGACTCAAAATCTCGTGCTAAAGAGCATGAAGGTTCAAGTCCTCCTCAAGgcataatattaaaaatgctcATTGAATTGGAATAAATTCGGTAGCGGATCACGAGATCTTGGTGATCTTCTCTATCTATGACTGGGGAGTCCGCTTTGAAATCATCCACCCTGCACCCACCCCCGAGTATATACTTCAACAAGAATCACACGCACAAGGGTAAATTGATACAATATATTATATAAGCAAGAGATGTAACCTAGAAATTCAGCTAAATGAAGCTTCTGGCCTTTGATGTTAAAAGAAAGAAACGTCAACTGA
This region includes:
- the LOC105766595 gene encoding protein ELC, with protein sequence MAPPSPKEFIEAALVAATTPYALSYTDSKQKWVILRHLLSLLQEFPGFKPSTGRFMHNDGTEVNLLRATGCVHVANSTTPTIPLVIWLHENYPQKAPLVFVSLHPMTPVHRHHPFVDNTTGATSPPYILTWKYPPCNLSELLRNLVQLFSIDHPFSYTLTTPACLTHPWLVSPKEALDRLVGMLHYDMVALRASTSDEIEKLSLLQEELKRRDRFITSMVAELGEERMRLEERVKNWAEETDRVENWLRVNDGRSIMDLNAGDVEIEDAFEMDETSRARLESSVADLAIEEVMYKLDKALEHEAVSFDSYIKQVRSLARQQFFHRCNEMASTSSPTSV